In Erigeron canadensis isolate Cc75 chromosome 7, C_canadensis_v1, whole genome shotgun sequence, one DNA window encodes the following:
- the LOC122609460 gene encoding extensin-2-like, which translates to MDTNCPPPPSLPQPQPQPTTPSIPTYTYYSPPPPFTRGGGSSGDRGSGGGYGYPTTMTPPPNPIVPYFPYYYYNPPPSRRQRSSSLKLKINPFHIVVPLGFLFLV; encoded by the coding sequence ATGGACACTAATTGCCCACCACCACCTTCACTTCCTCAGCCTCAGCCTCAGCCTACCACGCCTTCGATTCCTACTTATACTTATTATTCTCCCCCTCCTCCATTTACTAGAGGCGGTGGTAGTAGCGGGGACAGAGGAAGTGGTGGTGGTTATGGCTATCCTACAACAATGACACCACCACCAAATCCCATTGTACCTTATTTTCCATATTACTATTACAACCCACCACCTTCTCGCCGTCAAAGATCATCCTCTTTGAAGTTGAAGATCAACCCATTTCATATCGTTGTGCCACTTGGGTTTCTCTTCTTAGTTTAA